From Penicillium psychrofluorescens genome assembly, chromosome: 1, one genomic window encodes:
- a CDS encoding uncharacterized protein (ID:PFLUO_001977-T1.cds;~source:funannotate), with product MASMSALPQPSRPATNPPTGSLPPLPKPRNTSTASSTDATRAASPASKLRAPSSPRPSLVKSPLSNSNSTSNLNAARSASTGRGPSSPDKTLRRTISIASFPQPPKPATGGRSPSTTSASPVFQVPTPAGSGKAKRASRLSTGTTSSFRSSKTPSLLNGSGDGKSILSSDARDVDASPAHSRSSSAQGSCSTSATTFEDGDDTTTAGKTNSKPKEMKGNVLVSVRVRPEANVGSETPRTHGEWAVDGRQSLVSYRGKEGGEYYYDNVFTATENNAKVYDSGAKRLVRRVMEGYHGTVFAYGMTGTGKTFSMQGTATSPGVIPLAITDIFSFIRETPHREFLLRVSYLEIYNEKIHDLLSTSMNANGTPAPQQEEIKLREDSKRGVYASPLKEEIVQSPTQLLRVIARGDHARRTSSTQFNARSSRSHAVVQIVVESRERAPTGNTQDKRAGIAPGGVRVSTLSLIDLAGSERAADDKERRTEGAHINKSLLTLGNIISRLSDNKDKQGNPADKEGRHLPYRDSKLTRLLQPALSGNSLVSILCTIQCATGVNAHTGETLNTLKFAARAKNNIVSHAKKAEEAYGAGGGDGSRVLLERYRMEIQALRGQLDTQSKDQAEKELKLEAEQYEKEAQTRHDEQVLEMQLARTALKERIEHLNRLILSSKSTGVNSHNSLSAFGRLSGLSTGTRSLRSSASQSTLGAGQSSIRPISFMSVNSNDPSVSMPYSVNEDDDDMGEYGDGRASLQRQVSALQADLGDKNRYISTLERRLLQARRSSHSRISVGMKANTTNTISEHPDMAALVREKDMEINELRLQLDDKDRMLTALRSATRYRDLAVVTNESQSPTEPKSKVNSPSDADGPTPTTNGMIGKAVSPRAASLKEKGQEKEKEKEKEKEKEKEKEKEKETEKEGDKKENMDEVSRMLDEMIRGRVVSGQLDNGSRGSIQATGGSRRESASAEVAALKSSPVEKSAPRAQAIGENATREKTIEEKTTEENTNGEQATGGQAAEEKAVASPSV from the exons ATGGCCTCCATGTCAGCACTGCCGCAGCCGTCCCGGCCGGCCACCAATCCGCCGACGGGGTCCCTCCCGCCGCTCCCCAAACCTAGAAACACCAGCACAGCTTCATCGACAGACGCGACACGGGCTGCATCTCCCGCGTCGAAACTGCGAGCACCCTCCAGCCCGAGACCGTCCCTGGTCAAATCCCCTTTATCCAACTCGAACTCGACTTCCAACCTCAACGCGGCCCGCTCAGCATCCACCGGGCGTGGACCGAGCAGCCCCGATAAAACGCTCCGCAGAACGATCAGCATTGCATCGTTCCCGCAACCACCTAAACCTGCGACGGGTGGAAGGAGCCCATCAACCACGTCCGCGAGTCCTGTCTTTCAAGTCCCCACTCCCGCGGGAAGTGGAAAGGCAAAACGAGCATCTCGATTGAGCACGGGCACCACCAGTAGCTTCCGGAGCTCGAAAACTCCCTCGTTGCTCAACGGTAGCGGAGATGGGAAGTCAATCCTGAGCTCGGATGCCCGAGATGTCGATGCCTCTCCGGCCCACAGCAGAAGCTCCTCCGCCCAGGGCTCCTGCTCTACCAGTGCGACCACgtttgaagatggagatgataCGACCACAGCGGGCAAGACGAATTCGAAACCGAAGGAAATGAAGGGAAATGTCCTTGTCAGTGTCCGTGTTCGGCCCGAAGCCAATGTTGGCAGCGAAACCCCCAGAACCCACGGGGAATGGGCCGTGGATGGACGTCAGAGCCTCGTTTCCTACCGAGGGAAAGAAGGCGGCGAATACTATTATG ACAACGTGTTTACTGCCACTGAGAACAATGCAAAGGTGTACGATTCGGGTGCAAAGCGTCTTGTTCGGCGAGTTATGGAAGGTTACCATGGAACTGTCTTCGCATACGGTATGACGGGTACAGGAAAGACATTCTCCATGCAGGGTACTGCGACCTCACCCGGAGTGATCCCGCTGGCCATCACCGACATTTTCTCATTCATTCGAGAAACGCCGCATCGGGAATTTTTGCTGCGGGTCAGCTATCTCGAGATCTACAACGAGAAGATTCACGATCTACTCTCCACGTCCATGAACGCCAATGGGACACCAGCGCCCCAACAGGAAGAAATTAAACTGCGCGAAGACAGCAAACGCGGTGTGTACGCGTCGCCTCTCAAGGAAGAGATTGTGCAAAGCCCCACACAACTGCTCCGGGTGATCGCGCGAGGAGACCATGCGAGACGGACGAGCAGCACGCAGTTCAACGCGCGCAGTTCCCGAAGTCACGCGGTGGTCCAGATCGTCGTCGAGAGTCGAGAGCGCGCTCCTACCGGCAACACTCAAGACAAGCGAGCGGGGATCGCCCCTGGTGGCGTACGGGTGTCAACGCTGAGTCTGATTGATCTGGCTGGTTCAGAGCGAGCGGCCGATGACAAGGAGCGCCGCACCGAAGGCGCGCATATCAACAAGAGTTTGCTCACCTTAGGAAACATCATCTCCCGACTATCGGACAACAAGGACAAACAGGGCAATCCGGCCGATAAAGAAGGCCGCCATCTCCCATATCGTGATAGCAAGTTGACTCGACTGCTGCAACCCGCCCTGTCCGGCAATTCCCTCGTCAGTATTCTGTGTACGATCCAATGTGCAACTGGCGTCAATGCGCACACGGGAGAGACTTTGAACACGCTCAAATTCGCCGCGCGAGCGAAAAATAATATCGTCAGCCATgccaaaaaggccgaggaggcgTACGGTGCcggtggcggcgatgggAGTCGCGTCTTGCTGGAACGGTACCGGATGGAAATCCAAGCTCTCCGTGGCCAGCTGGACACACAATCCAAGGATCAAGCCGAGAAAGAGCTCAAGCTGGAGGCGGAACAGTACGAAAAAGAAGCGCAGACTCGCCACGACGAACAAGTGTTGGAGATGCAGCTAGCACGAACGGCGCTTAAGGAGCGGATCGAACACCTCAATCGTCTCATTCTGAGCTCCAAGTCGACCGGCGTGAACAGCCACAATAGCCTTTCTGCATTTGGACGGCTCTCTGGTCTGTCCACAGGGACTCGATCCCTGCGCTCTTCCGCCAGCCAGTCTACCTTGGGTGCTGGCCAGTCATCCATCCGACCTATCTCTTTCATGTCGGTCAACAGCAACGATCCGTCCGTTTCTATGCCATATTCTGTCaatgaggacgacgatgatatGGGCGAATACGGCGATGGCAGGGCGAGCTTGCAGCGGCAGGTTTCTGCACTGCAGGCCGATCTGGGCGATAAGAATCGATACATCTCGACTTTGGAACGCCGGCTGCTCCAGGCCCGGCGGTCCAGCCACTCCCGCATATCGGTGGGCATGAAAGCCAACACTACCAATACCATCTCCGAGCACCCTGATATGGCGGCCCTCGTCCGCGAGAAGGATATGGAGATCAACGAACTTCGCCTGCAGCTCGATGATAAAGATCGAATGCTTACTGCTCTTCGGTCCGCAACGCGGTATCGAGATCTGGCCGTTGTGACCAACGAATCTCAATCGCCAACGGAACCGAAGAGCAAAGTGAACTCGCCCTCGGACGCCGATGGGCCCACCCCAACAACGAATGGCATGATCGGCAAGGCTGTGAGTCCAAGGGCAGCTTCcttgaaagagaaagggcaagagaaagagaaagaaaaagaaaaagaaaaagaaaaagaaaaggaaaaggaaaaggaaaaggaaacCGAGAAGGAAGGCGATAAGAAGGAAAATATGGACGAAGTCTCCCGGATGCTGGATGAAATGATCCGGGGTCGAGTTGTTAGCGGCCAATTGGACAATGGCTCTCGTGGCAGCATCCAAGCCACTGGAGGCAGCAGGCGAGAATCTGCGTCGGCGGAAGTTGCTGCGCTCAAGTCGTCGCCCGTTGAGAAGTCGGCGCCTAGAGCACAGGCCATTGGAGAGAATGCTACGAGGGAGAAGACCATCGAGGAGAAGACTACAGAGGAGAATACCAACGGGGAGCAGGCCACAGGGGGGcaggccgccgaggagaaggccgttgCCTCTCCCTCGGTATGA